From Tachysurus fulvidraco isolate hzauxx_2018 chromosome 10, HZAU_PFXX_2.0, whole genome shotgun sequence, one genomic window encodes:
- the clic1 gene encoding chloride intracellular channel protein 1 isoform X1, which produces MSDANQPEIELFVKAGSDGQSIGNCPFSQRLFMVLWLKGVTFNVTTVDMKRKPDILKDLAPGAQPPFLLYGREVKTDTNKIEEFIEEHLCPPKYPRLAARNPESNTAGMDVFSKFSAYIKNSNPGMNENLEKGLLKALMKLDDYLGSPLPDEIDENSTEDVATSSRPFLDGQALTLADCNLLPKLHIVKVVCQKFRNFSIPRSLLSLWRYLDAAYAREEFSSTCPSDAEIHIAYSSVVKALK; this is translated from the exons gcaggcAGTGATGGACAGAGCATTGGGAACTGTCCTTTCTCCCAGAGGCTATTTATGGTGCTGTGGCTTAAAGGAGTGACGTTTAATGTGACCACCGTTGACatgaagag GAAGCCGGACATCCTGAAGGACCTGGCTCCAGGGGCCCAGCCCCCGTTCCTGCTGTACGGGCGGGAAGTGAAAACAGACACCAACAAGATCGAGGAGTTTATTGAGGAGCACCTCTGCCCTCCTAA gtatccTCGTCTGGCTGCCCGTAACCCAGAGTCCAACACCGCTGGTATGGACGTCTTCTCGAAATTCTCTGCCTACATCAAGAACTCCAACCCTGGCATGAATGAAA aCCTGGAGAAAGGCCTGCTGAAGGCACTGATGAAGCTGGATGATTACCTCGGCTCTCCTCTACCTGACGAGATTGACGAGAACAGCACAGAGGATGTCGCCACATCGTCCCGCCCCTTCCTGGATGGACAGGCTCTCACGCTGGCTGACTGTAACCTTCTGCCCAAGTTACACATCGTCAAG gtggtgTGTCAGAAGTTTCGGAATTTCTCCATCCCTCGCTCTCTGCTGTCTCTATGGCGATACTTAGATGCTGCATACGCGCGTGAGGAATTCTCCTCCACATGCCCGAGTGACGCAGAGATCCACATCGCCTACTCGTCTGTTGTCAAAGCtctcaaataa
- the clic1 gene encoding chloride intracellular channel protein 1 isoform X2: MSVFSQAEAGSDGQSIGNCPFSQRLFMVLWLKGVTFNVTTVDMKRKPDILKDLAPGAQPPFLLYGREVKTDTNKIEEFIEEHLCPPKYPRLAARNPESNTAGMDVFSKFSAYIKNSNPGMNENLEKGLLKALMKLDDYLGSPLPDEIDENSTEDVATSSRPFLDGQALTLADCNLLPKLHIVKVVCQKFRNFSIPRSLLSLWRYLDAAYAREEFSSTCPSDAEIHIAYSSVVKALK; the protein is encoded by the exons gcaggcAGTGATGGACAGAGCATTGGGAACTGTCCTTTCTCCCAGAGGCTATTTATGGTGCTGTGGCTTAAAGGAGTGACGTTTAATGTGACCACCGTTGACatgaagag GAAGCCGGACATCCTGAAGGACCTGGCTCCAGGGGCCCAGCCCCCGTTCCTGCTGTACGGGCGGGAAGTGAAAACAGACACCAACAAGATCGAGGAGTTTATTGAGGAGCACCTCTGCCCTCCTAA gtatccTCGTCTGGCTGCCCGTAACCCAGAGTCCAACACCGCTGGTATGGACGTCTTCTCGAAATTCTCTGCCTACATCAAGAACTCCAACCCTGGCATGAATGAAA aCCTGGAGAAAGGCCTGCTGAAGGCACTGATGAAGCTGGATGATTACCTCGGCTCTCCTCTACCTGACGAGATTGACGAGAACAGCACAGAGGATGTCGCCACATCGTCCCGCCCCTTCCTGGATGGACAGGCTCTCACGCTGGCTGACTGTAACCTTCTGCCCAAGTTACACATCGTCAAG gtggtgTGTCAGAAGTTTCGGAATTTCTCCATCCCTCGCTCTCTGCTGTCTCTATGGCGATACTTAGATGCTGCATACGCGCGTGAGGAATTCTCCTCCACATGCCCGAGTGACGCAGAGATCCACATCGCCTACTCGTCTGTTGTCAAAGCtctcaaataa
- the LOC113656577 gene encoding uncharacterized protein LOC113656577 isoform X2, which translates to MVMMSSATALLFLILLSLLTSTVCLTCYNCAYPTVSPLDCQPYPKKCAAGERCLYSTATAKRDSTEYVLKEKSCASSSVCGFTGQKHVAGLGFTVTSHCCDTDLCNSASTSTYAAPCWSRTALSLVCMALISLLASE; encoded by the exons ATGGTCATGATGTCTAGCGCCACAGCTCTGCTCTTCCTCATCCTGCTGAGTCTTCTAACTTCCACAG TCTGTCTCACCTGCTACAACTGTGCGTATCCAACTGTCTCTCCACTTGACTGCCAGCCGTACCCCAAGAAATGTGCTGCAGGTGAACGCTGCCTGTACAGCACTGCCACAGCCAAGAGgg ATTCGACAGAGTATGTGCTAAAAGAAAAGAGCTGTGCTTCATCATCCGTGTGTGGTTTTACCGGACAGAAACATGTCGCAGGACTTGGCTTCACCGTCACTTCACACTGCTGTGACACTGACCTGTGTAACTCTGCCTCCACGTCCACGTATGCTGCCCCCTGTTGGAGCCGAACGGCACTGAGTCTCGTCTGCATGGCACTCATAAGCCTGCTGGCCTCAGaatga
- the LOC113656577 gene encoding CD59B glycoprotein isoform X1, with the protein MVMMSSATALLFLILLSLLTSTAVCLTCYNCAYPTVSPLDCQPYPKKCAAGERCLYSTATAKRDSTEYVLKEKSCASSSVCGFTGQKHVAGLGFTVTSHCCDTDLCNSASTSTYAAPCWSRTALSLVCMALISLLASE; encoded by the exons ATGGTCATGATGTCTAGCGCCACAGCTCTGCTCTTCCTCATCCTGCTGAGTCTTCTAACTTCCACAG cagTCTGTCTCACCTGCTACAACTGTGCGTATCCAACTGTCTCTCCACTTGACTGCCAGCCGTACCCCAAGAAATGTGCTGCAGGTGAACGCTGCCTGTACAGCACTGCCACAGCCAAGAGgg ATTCGACAGAGTATGTGCTAAAAGAAAAGAGCTGTGCTTCATCATCCGTGTGTGGTTTTACCGGACAGAAACATGTCGCAGGACTTGGCTTCACCGTCACTTCACACTGCTGTGACACTGACCTGTGTAACTCTGCCTCCACGTCCACGTATGCTGCCCCCTGTTGGAGCCGAACGGCACTGAGTCTCGTCTGCATGGCACTCATAAGCCTGCTGGCCTCAGaatga